From Streptomyces fungicidicus, one genomic window encodes:
- the hemC gene encoding hydroxymethylbilane synthase, translating to MTEKALRLGTRRSKLAMAQSGQVAEAVSQVTGRPVELVEITTYGDVSREHLAQIGGTGVFVAALREALARGEVDFAVHSLKDLPTTQPDELVVAAIPVREDPRDVVVARDALKLTDLPRGARIGTGSPRRMAQLNAYARSHGMDFETVPIRGNVDTRIGYVTKGDLDAVVLAAAGLNRVGRSEDVTDFLSVDTVLPAPGQGALAIECTADNAALIAELAELDDPLTRAAVTAERSLLAALEAGCSAPVGALADLLADGQIVKEMRLRGVVGTTDGSTLVQLSTTGPVPETHEAAMALGRDLATGMLAQGAAGLMGERAQ from the coding sequence ATGACTGAGAAGGCACTGAGGCTGGGGACCAGGCGGAGCAAGCTCGCCATGGCCCAGTCCGGGCAGGTGGCGGAAGCCGTGAGCCAGGTGACCGGACGGCCCGTCGAGCTCGTCGAGATCACCACGTACGGCGACGTCTCGCGCGAGCACCTCGCGCAGATCGGCGGCACGGGCGTGTTCGTCGCCGCGCTGCGCGAGGCGCTGGCGCGGGGCGAGGTGGACTTCGCGGTGCACTCGCTGAAGGACCTGCCCACCACGCAGCCCGACGAACTGGTCGTGGCGGCCATACCGGTGCGCGAGGACCCGCGCGACGTGGTCGTCGCGCGGGACGCGCTGAAGCTCACCGACCTGCCGCGCGGCGCCCGCATAGGCACCGGCTCGCCGCGCCGCATGGCGCAGCTGAACGCGTACGCGCGCAGCCACGGCATGGACTTCGAGACGGTCCCGATCCGGGGCAACGTCGACACCCGCATCGGGTACGTCACCAAGGGCGACCTGGACGCCGTGGTGCTGGCCGCCGCCGGACTGAACCGGGTCGGCCGCAGCGAGGACGTGACCGACTTCCTGTCGGTCGACACTGTTCTGCCCGCCCCCGGCCAGGGGGCGCTGGCGATCGAGTGCACCGCGGACAACGCGGCGCTCATCGCCGAACTCGCCGAACTCGACGACCCGCTCACGCGGGCCGCCGTGACGGCCGAGCGGTCACTGCTCGCCGCCCTGGAGGCCGGGTGCAGCGCCCCTGTGGGTGCGCTGGCCGACCTGCTGGCCGACGGGCAGATTGTCAAGGAAATGCGCCTGCGCGGCGTCGTCGGCACGACCGACGGCTCGACGCTGGTGCAGCTGTCCACCACCGGTCCCGTGCCCGAGACGCACGAGGCGGCGATGGCACTCGGTCGCGATCTCGCGACCGGGATGCTCGCGCAGGGCGCGGCCGGTCTGATGGGGGAGCGAGCACAGTGA
- a CDS encoding helix-turn-helix domain-containing protein, translating into MGEWEAGLDDEEAGAVMRTVTRQLKLWREAAGLTQAEFGAAIKYGEETVSCVERGRRIPRPEYLDAADEVLGAGGKIAALKQDVAEVRYPKKVRDLKKLEAEATELCAYNNSVIHGLLQTEKYARAVLSARRPPFTADQLEQQVSARVARQEIVSDTTARPLFNFVQCESTLRRPIGGKMVMREQLERLLQVAKFPNVDLQVLPLGREENSGLDGSFRLLRLEDGSTVGHVEVAHISRVIAEPKEVQLLDIQYGIIRAQALSPRESMALIEKALGET; encoded by the coding sequence ATGGGTGAGTGGGAAGCGGGGCTGGACGACGAAGAGGCCGGGGCCGTGATGCGCACGGTCACACGGCAGTTGAAACTGTGGCGGGAGGCAGCCGGCCTTACGCAGGCGGAGTTCGGGGCGGCGATCAAGTACGGGGAGGAGACGGTCTCCTGCGTGGAGCGAGGGCGGCGGATCCCCCGGCCGGAGTACTTGGACGCGGCGGACGAGGTGTTGGGCGCGGGCGGGAAGATCGCAGCGCTCAAGCAGGACGTGGCAGAGGTCCGGTACCCGAAAAAGGTACGGGACCTGAAGAAATTGGAGGCAGAGGCCACCGAGCTGTGTGCCTACAACAATTCCGTCATCCATGGATTGCTGCAGACCGAGAAGTACGCACGGGCAGTGCTCAGCGCCCGCCGCCCGCCCTTCACCGCCGACCAGTTGGAGCAGCAGGTGTCGGCCCGCGTGGCACGACAGGAGATCGTCAGTGACACGACGGCTCGACCGCTCTTCAACTTCGTCCAGTGTGAGTCAACGCTCCGACGACCCATTGGGGGCAAGATGGTCATGCGTGAGCAGCTCGAAAGGCTGTTGCAGGTGGCCAAGTTCCCCAACGTCGACCTCCAGGTGCTGCCCCTGGGCCGCGAGGAGAACTCCGGGCTCGACGGCTCGTTCAGGTTGCTCAGGCTCGAGGACGGCAGCACTGTCGGTCATGTCGAAGTGGCGCACATCAGCCGTGTGATCGCGGAGCCGAAGGAGGTGCAGCTTCTGGACATCCAGTATGGAATCATCCGGGCACAGGCTCTCAGCCCACGGGAGTCGATGGCCCTCATCGAGAAAGCGCTTGGAGAGACATGA
- a CDS encoding bifunctional uroporphyrinogen-III C-methyltransferase/uroporphyrinogen-III synthase yields MSPTTLPAPPEHGHVTFLGAGPGDPGLLTLRAVEALANADVLVAEHEVLDVVRTHARQGVAEVHTDSDTSDPGTGTPQLTVVDGASTTAAVPAMRDAAHLVMEAARGGRRVVRAVSGDPGLDTYAAEEMLACASAGVPFEVVPGIATAVGVPAYAGVPLRDAEGADVRFVDARTASDRCWTEVGASDGTVVVSTTLDSVAAAAGELVSAGRKPDTPMTVTVAGTTTRQRTWAATLGTIAQTLKQAKVLPSPEGGRPVIAVVGERSAPAQRDRLAWFESKPLFGWKVLVPRTKEQAASLSDQLRSYGAVPHEVPTIAVEPPRTPQQMERAVKGLVTGRYEWIAFTSVNAVKAVREKFEEYGLDARAFAGIKVAAVGEQTANALIAFGVKPDLVPSGEQSAAGLLEDWPPYDPVFDPIDRVFLPRADIATETLVAGLIELGWEVDDVTAYRTVRASPPPAETREAIKGGGFDAVLFTSSSTVRNLVGIAGKPHNVTVIACIGPATAKTAEEHGLRVDVMAPEPSVHKLAEALADFGTRRRLAALDAGDPVTRPSERRPGARRRRSTT; encoded by the coding sequence GTGAGCCCCACCACCCTTCCCGCCCCTCCGGAACACGGGCACGTCACCTTCCTCGGTGCCGGACCCGGGGATCCGGGACTGCTGACCCTGCGCGCCGTGGAGGCGCTGGCGAACGCGGACGTCCTCGTCGCCGAGCACGAGGTGCTCGACGTCGTACGCACGCACGCGAGGCAGGGCGTCGCCGAAGTGCACACGGACTCCGACACGTCGGATCCGGGCACGGGCACGCCCCAGCTGACGGTCGTTGACGGGGCGTCAACAACCGCCGCTGTCCCCGCGATGCGGGATGCGGCACATCTTGTCATGGAGGCCGCGCGGGGCGGCAGGCGGGTCGTGCGTGCGGTGTCCGGTGATCCCGGGCTCGACACGTACGCCGCCGAGGAGATGCTGGCGTGCGCCTCGGCCGGGGTGCCGTTCGAGGTCGTCCCCGGTATCGCCACCGCCGTCGGCGTGCCCGCGTACGCGGGTGTGCCGCTGCGGGACGCCGAGGGCGCGGACGTGCGGTTCGTCGACGCCCGCACGGCGTCCGACCGGTGCTGGACGGAGGTCGGGGCGTCGGACGGCACGGTGGTCGTGTCCACCACGCTCGACTCCGTGGCCGCCGCGGCGGGCGAACTGGTGTCCGCCGGACGCAAGCCCGACACCCCGATGACGGTGACCGTCGCCGGTACGACGACCCGGCAGCGCACCTGGGCGGCGACGCTCGGCACGATCGCGCAGACGCTGAAGCAGGCGAAGGTGCTGCCGTCCCCGGAGGGCGGCCGGCCGGTGATAGCCGTGGTCGGCGAGCGTTCCGCCCCCGCCCAGCGCGACCGGCTGGCGTGGTTCGAGTCCAAGCCGCTGTTCGGCTGGAAGGTGCTCGTGCCGCGTACGAAGGAGCAGGCGGCGTCGCTCTCCGACCAGCTGCGGTCGTACGGCGCCGTCCCGCACGAGGTGCCGACGATCGCCGTCGAGCCCCCGCGCACGCCCCAGCAGATGGAGCGCGCGGTCAAGGGCCTGGTGACCGGCCGCTACGAGTGGATCGCGTTCACCTCGGTCAACGCGGTGAAGGCGGTCCGCGAGAAGTTCGAGGAGTACGGCCTCGACGCCCGTGCCTTCGCCGGTATCAAGGTCGCGGCGGTGGGCGAGCAGACGGCCAACGCGCTGATCGCCTTCGGCGTGAAGCCGGACCTGGTGCCGAGCGGTGAGCAGTCCGCCGCCGGTCTGCTGGAAGACTGGCCGCCGTACGACCCGGTCTTCGACCCGATCGACAGGGTCTTCCTCCCGCGCGCCGACATCGCCACGGAGACCCTGGTCGCGGGCCTCATCGAGCTCGGCTGGGAGGTCGACGACGTCACGGCCTACCGGACCGTGCGCGCCTCGCCGCCCCCGGCGGAGACCCGTGAGGCGATCAAGGGCGGCGGCTTCGACGCGGTGCTGTTCACGTCGTCGTCGACGGTCCGGAACCTGGTCGGCATCGCGGGCAAGCCGCACAACGTGACGGTGATCGCCTGCATCGGCCCGGCCACGGCGAAGACGGCCGAGGAGCACGGCCTACGGGTGGACGTGATGGCTCCCGAGCCGTCGGTCCACAAGCTGGCGGAGGCCTTGGCCGACTTCGGCACCCGCCGCCGGCTCGCCGCCTTGGACGCCGGCGACCCGGTGACCCGGCCGAGCGAGCGGCGCCCGGGGGCGCGGAGACGCCGGTCGACGACCTGA
- a CDS encoding class I SAM-dependent methyltransferase, translated as MGRVTALASADLWYHYGRTRHASDRTVPDTFRWAWGQDCGPGPDVLGDLSGLCVADLGAGAARHAAHLAVHHRPARVVALDASPAQHTMATDLYGHLAPRLQLVRSDVVEHLQAAPGTYDVLYSVFGAVDFTEPRHLLPAAASALRRGGRLVFSTLAHYLSGAPAQPDVEHADIPAKTPDGEPVTMRRWVLQEHVWAKLLDEAGFTRISGDLLPAGQGPRAADTLLLTACRGPLP; from the coding sequence ATGGGCCGGGTGACAGCCCTCGCCTCTGCAGACTTGTGGTACCACTACGGCCGCACCCGCCACGCTAGTGACCGGACCGTGCCCGACACGTTCCGGTGGGCCTGGGGCCAGGACTGCGGGCCCGGTCCGGACGTTCTCGGTGACCTGTCCGGACTGTGCGTCGCCGATCTCGGCGCGGGCGCAGCCCGGCATGCCGCCCACCTGGCCGTGCATCACCGGCCCGCCCGGGTCGTCGCCCTCGACGCATCACCCGCCCAGCACACCATGGCCACGGACCTGTACGGCCATCTCGCGCCACGCCTGCAGTTGGTCCGGTCGGACGTCGTGGAGCACTTGCAGGCGGCGCCAGGCACGTATGACGTGCTCTACAGCGTGTTCGGCGCGGTCGACTTCACAGAGCCGCGCCACCTGTTGCCGGCGGCGGCGTCCGCGCTGCGGCGGGGCGGGCGGCTGGTGTTCTCCACTCTCGCCCACTACCTCAGCGGGGCGCCCGCACAGCCTGACGTGGAGCACGCCGACATTCCGGCCAAGACCCCGGACGGGGAGCCGGTCACGATGCGTCGCTGGGTGCTCCAGGAGCACGTATGGGCCAAGCTTCTCGACGAGGCCGGATTCACGCGGATCAGCGGCGATCTCCTGCCCGCCGGGCAGGGGCCGCGAGCAGCCGACACACTGTTGCTCACCGCATGCCGCGGTCCGCTGCCGTGA
- a CDS encoding DUF397 domain-containing protein, producing the protein MKLEWIKSSYSTSSGPDCVEVATPDECHILVRDSKVPNGPRLAVTATTWAAFLPYASER; encoded by the coding sequence ATGAAGCTGGAGTGGATAAAGAGCAGTTACAGCACGTCCAGCGGCCCCGACTGCGTCGAGGTGGCCACCCCCGACGAGTGTCACATCCTCGTCCGCGACTCCAAGGTCCCGAACGGCCCCCGCCTCGCCGTCACGGCCACCACCTGGGCCGCATTCCTGCCGTACGCGTCCGAGCGCTGA
- a CDS encoding putative ATP-grasp-modified RiPP, whose product MTTLAPEAPWALRLVTDRLPVGPPPYATVTLDPVTQTARYTDTAGRPVEMGKHGTSRTASTASVSGGGDGNGPQSQTRDDSTTDYESD is encoded by the coding sequence ATGACGACACTCGCCCCCGAGGCACCCTGGGCGCTGCGCCTGGTCACCGACCGGCTGCCGGTCGGGCCGCCGCCTTACGCGACCGTGACGCTCGACCCCGTCACGCAGACCGCCCGCTACACCGACACCGCCGGGCGGCCGGTCGAGATGGGCAAGCACGGGACGTCGAGGACGGCCAGCACCGCATCCGTGTCCGGGGGCGGTGACGGGAACGGCCCGCAGTCCCAGACGAGGGACGACAGCACCACCGACTACGAATCGGACTGA
- the tgmB gene encoding ATP-grasp ribosomal peptide maturase — protein MASTVLVVTALEDVTADRVVAALNEREVPVVRVDPADVGPALMFGFRIGAGRPAWRGRLRTASREVEPGEVAAVYYRRPTPYGPRFAHLPRQQRDFAAAEARHGLGGVLNALSGVRYVNHPAAVARAESKPAQLRRLARLGLRIPPTLITNDRKAAREFAAEHGPVVCKTFRGLPADDDGRAGAIWTQRVDPGTFDDTLTATAHLFQAEIPKTGDVRVTVVGRRVFAQQIAAPDGALDWRRGDWDALLHAPITVPPPIEAALHTYLASFGLVFGCFDFALTGDGDDPEHWTAIECNPNGQWGWLPDADDITEAFADLLTVERKGRP, from the coding sequence ATGGCCTCCACCGTCCTGGTCGTCACCGCGCTGGAAGACGTCACGGCGGACCGGGTCGTCGCCGCGTTGAACGAGCGTGAGGTGCCCGTCGTCCGGGTCGACCCCGCCGACGTCGGGCCCGCTCTGATGTTCGGCTTCCGCATCGGCGCGGGCCGTCCGGCATGGCGCGGACGACTGCGTACGGCGAGCCGGGAGGTGGAGCCGGGAGAGGTGGCGGCGGTGTACTACCGCCGCCCCACTCCGTACGGTCCCCGGTTCGCGCATCTGCCCCGACAGCAGCGGGACTTCGCCGCCGCCGAGGCGCGGCACGGGCTCGGCGGGGTCCTGAACGCCCTGTCCGGCGTCCGGTACGTCAACCACCCGGCCGCGGTGGCTCGCGCGGAGTCCAAGCCCGCCCAGCTCCGCAGGCTCGCCCGGCTCGGACTGAGGATTCCTCCGACGCTGATCACCAACGACCGTAAGGCGGCGCGGGAGTTCGCCGCCGAGCACGGCCCCGTCGTATGCAAGACGTTCCGCGGTCTGCCCGCGGACGACGACGGACGCGCCGGGGCGATCTGGACCCAGCGGGTCGACCCGGGGACCTTCGACGACACGCTCACCGCGACCGCCCACCTGTTCCAGGCCGAGATCCCCAAGACCGGTGACGTGCGCGTCACCGTGGTCGGCCGTCGTGTCTTCGCCCAGCAGATCGCCGCACCGGACGGCGCGCTGGACTGGCGCCGGGGCGACTGGGACGCCCTGCTCCACGCCCCGATCACGGTGCCGCCGCCCATCGAGGCGGCGCTGCACACCTACCTGGCCTCGTTCGGTCTGGTCTTCGGCTGCTTCGACTTCGCCCTCACCGGTGACGGCGACGACCCGGAACACTGGACGGCGATCGAGTGCAACCCGAACGGGCAGTGGGGCTGGCTTCCCGACGCCGACGACATCACCGAGGCGTTCGCCGACCTCCTCACCGTGGAAAGGAAGGGCCGTCCATGA